The Mycosarcoma maydis chromosome 13, whole genome shotgun sequence region AAGCAACCAAAGGtatcattcgtgattcatgattcacgattcacgattcacgcttcaccATTTCCCATTTATTATACGTTACCATTTACCAATCCGGATGAGTTTgaacactcgtgacttgtgactaTTCGAGATTCCAGCAGAGCTTGCTTTTTTTCAACGATCCGTCggcaattgtgaatcatgaatcgtggaAATCGTCGTGCGTGGCGCCGGGCGCGATTTTGGGCGTAAAATTCGGGTGGCACGCTCGGCTCCACAACGGTGCTTGCCTTGCACATTCGTCATGTGTACATgctcattcacgattcttaTCTCACCGTTGACCGCCTACATGTCGCTCTTTTCCTGGATCTACAGAAACACGCATGCACAGAAAGGCGTTAGACACAATCCTTTCGACTGTCAACCACACAGTCTTTTGTGAGTCAGGGATTGCGAAAGAGTAGGCAACCAGCGAGATGGACCGAACTCGATCAGTGCCATCGGATCTGTATTAATTTCGGCTCTCATCCaccttctgctgctgctgctgctgctggtgctgagCCTTCTGATGCTCCAAAATCTTCGAGGGCCATCCTCGCCTTTTTCCACCCTTCTTGGCGCGGCCTGAAAATTTGGCGACCTGAATTGGTGGTGAGGTGATGCGGAACTCGCGACGCATTTCTTCAATGTCTCTTTCCCAACACCTCTCCCATTCAATCGAGATGAGTGGCACCGAAGAGCTACCCACCTGCATGGCCCAAGGGATTAACGTCTGAAGCGCCGAGAGATCGGCAGAGGAGGGTGGTTGATGTGCGGTCTCGGGTGCTGGAGACCGGTTAAGAGCTGCAGAGATCAGCTGGGACGGCTTGGGCAAGGCCGAGAGTGAGGAAGCAAGGATGCGTAGCGTGCCACCTGCGGCTGCAAAGCCGGCGACAGGCATGTTCATCTGTGCCAGCTCAAAGTACTTGACCACTGTCTCTCCGAGCTGTGTGACAGGCATGCGTAGCAGCAAGTGGTAAAAGTCGTGGGATTCACGATAGCGCTGGATGAGGTACTTGTGCTCCAGAGTTGTCATGTAGTCGGCTTCGGCGCGACCGTCGGGGCCGACACCATTGTCTTTGAGCCATTCGATCCATTCGCGCCCAAATTTTCCGCGCTCGAGGCTTGCGAGGTAGTCAACATCGACCGTTTCTGAGTTGACCGAAGGTCGTTCGATGAGCAGTCTGCGTCCTGATTCTGTCGACCGCATGGATTCAAGCAGATGAGCCAGTGATGGACCTGAAGAGACCTGGGTGAGCATTGACAGCAGATCTGTAGGTTGTTTTAGCAAGCAAAGGAGGACGTCATCAGTTGCGATCAAGCGCAAAGGCAGATGAAGCCAAAATCAAAGTCGACTTACCACCGCGAGAGGGGTTGTTCAACAGACCAAGCGCACTGCCGGCGGTGAGAAGGACTCGGCCCAAAGCAGACGTAGGAATGTGGTCTACCTCATCGATTCTCGGATGCCGCGATGCGTTCGTCGGGTTCCTTTGGGAGCTGCGAGGTGCAGTTGGAGAGATGGTCGCATAGGAACTTGAAGAGCAAGGCGCGCGTCGACAAGGCCGGGTAGTTGGAAAGGATGGCAACCTCGACATGGAAGTGCTTGCGTTTCGACTTTTTGGCCCAACCTGGATGAGCGGCCTAGCAGAACCGAGGATGGACGTCATTGTCAACGTAtgcttgtgctttgtgctaCGTGCCGACGCAAAGAAGCAGCAATGGCCATGAGTTGGTGGTGTGACAAGGCGTCCcgacaagggcaagcaAGGATCACAATGACTTGCACCACAGTGAGGCTgtcaacactcgtgactcgtgactcgtgactcgtgactcgtgactcgtgactgcaacGTGCAAGCATTCATAGATGATGGCTCGTGATTCATAAACGTTTCGCAATTTCCGTTTTGGAGTCCAGTCACACGTCAGACGTGAGAGTTGCTCCACTTTCTTAGGGTCACTGTAAGAAGAAAGCACAAGTCACAAAATCAACTTTCCATCCGAAGAATATTTACGggaaaatcgtgaaaatAACAAATATACTGGCCCCAAAGTCAGaagaaaacaaaaacaatcgtgaattcgtgattgtgaatcacacgAATCGTGCCTCAGCTGGTGCTGTGAGTCGCTGAATGATGGATCGTAATTtcatcattcgtgattcacgattcataATTTTGACTCGACGCGCaattcgtgactgtgagtgtcgagtggtgagtgttGTTCTCGTCATGAGCCAACCAACACGTTacgccgccgccgccgtcgccgcCGTGGCTGTGCACGGATGCCAGCAAAACTCAATCTTCCGTGTTTCCTTGTTCTCTTCCTTCCAAGCTTATCTTGTCCAGCTTTCATTCTTCCCGCTCAGCAGCCTTCTTGAACCATGAATCAGGTGTAGATACGTCTTCTGTCATCAGCGAAGCAAGCTCGGATCGGTAACGATGGATCAAGCATCCTCACTCGTCACAGCTTTGGCATACATCGGGCTAGCATGGTACGGTTTGATATGGTCCGTCTGTCTTCTTGGACTGAGACTGTCACGCCAATTTGCACGCTTAGAGTCGCCGCGATCGCCGCTCTCACCGCCGCGCTCGTCCAATATCCTCACCAACCAAACTCAAGACACGAGCAGTCTCGATTCGCTCCTTCAGCGACAACATCTGCATCATGAGCAGCACGCCGAATCCGTGCCTGGCGTTTCTATCTTGCGTCCTCTCAGCGGTCTGGACAGCAACCTCTACTCCAACCTCTCCTCTTCTTTTACCCAAGATTATCCCCAATCGCGCTTCGAGGTCATCCTTTCGATTCGAGATACCCGTTCACCTGAGTCCCAGAAAGTGCTCAATGTCGCGCGAATGGTGGTGGCTGCCCATCCCCACGTCGATGCACGTATTGTCATAGGCGAGCAATATGCAGGCGTCAATCCCAAGATTAACAATCTCGTTCGCTCCTACGCTGCCTCCAAGTACGACATTGTCTGGATTGTCGATAGCCAAGTATGGTCTCCCTCTGGCGCACTGGCACGTGCCGTTGACAATCTTTGCGCTGACCCTGTCGACCGGCCTCGCCCCTCACCTAGCTGGCTTCGGCGCAAGCCTCATGGTGAGCGCGTCGGCCTGGTCCACCATGTCCCCTTTGCTGTACTTCCGAGTACATCCTGGGGATCCAGGATCGAACGAGTCTTTCTCTCGACCACGCATGCCAAAATGTATCTTGCACTCAACGCCCTCTCGATCGATTCGTGCGTCATGGGCAAGAGCAATATGTATCGCAAATCCGACCTCGCTGCTGTGCCCGACTCGTTCTTCAACGTCTCGCATCACGGAAGTCAGGGCGAAGAGGGTGCCATCGGCAGCTTTGCCTTTTCGCATGATTCTCAGCTCACCTCTCCATCCAGCATCACCGGATCCGATTCCCCGTCACATCAGACTGACCATGAGCTATCCAACGATCAAGTCAAGGCCCTCTCGCGACCCCTTGCACGATTCTCAATCTATCTCGCCGAGGATAACATGCTGGCGCAATCGCTCTGGAATCCACCACTCAACCTATCGCACACTTTGTCCTCTTCCGATCTCGCCTACACATCCGTCGGGGACATTCGCACTCTGGCCGACTACACGAGTCGTCGGATGCGATGGATTCGTGTGCGCAAGTACATGGTGCTCGCACCAACGTTGCTCGAGCCATTGACCGAATCCATCCTGTCTGGTCTTGTTGGCTGGTTCGTATGTTCAACACTGATGCTTCCCACCGTCTCGACGCCCTCCcaatcgtcgtcgctgtgGAGTCGACTGCTGTTCTTTTGCGTCCATTTTGGTGCATGGTTTGCGGTTGACTATACAGTGTTCCAGCGTCTGTCGGTGGCGCACGAGTTCTTGGCGTGCAATCCGGGTGTAAATAATGCCGACCGCATGAGCATGGCCGAATTTTGTGCTGCTTGGGTGATGCGCGAAGCTCTAGCACTTCCCATATGGGCGTGGGCTATTGTGGGGAGCACCGTCTCTTGGCGCAACAAGACCTTTCGCATCCTCAAAGGCGGCCGAGCTGCCGTTGTCTCAACCACTACTAGCGCTAAGGCCAGTTCGAGAAGGTCCAAGATCGGCAGCCCACACGATGCAGACCCTAGTCCTCTTTTGCAACGAGAATGAAGAGCCAAGCTGGTGACGCGATGTGCAAACGGGTTGGCAGGCCAAATCACAGACATAGTGGTATCAATCAAAGTCACGGGTTTTTTGAAAGCATCTCGTGTTCTTTATCTATGAATAAAAACAAGGAGTATTTGAGGCGGCTCGTGAGTGAGACCAAACTTTGTAGCAATCAGGTCTAGCAAGAGCCGAGCATCTTTTCAAGCGTATCGCACTGTTCCAGCACGGCGCGCTTCGAGGTACCGCCCTTGGCATCACGACGTTCGACGCTC contains the following coding sequences:
- a CDS encoding uncharacterized protein (related to Ceramide glucosyltransferase), whose protein sequence is MDQASSLVTALAYIGLAWYGLIWSVCLLGLRLSRQFARLESPRSPLSPPRSSNILTNQTQDTSSLDSLLQRQHLHHEQHAESVPGVSILRPLSGLDSNLYSNLSSSFTQDYPQSRFEVILSIRDTRSPESQKVLNVARMVVAAHPHVDARIVIGEQYAGVNPKINNLVRSYAASKYDIVWIVDSQVWSPSGALARAVDNLCADPVDRPRPSPSWLRRKPHGERVGLVHHVPFAVLPSTSWGSRIERVFLSTTHAKMYLALNALSIDSCVMGKSNMYRKSDLAAVPDSFFNVSHHGSQGEEGAIGSFAFSHDSQLTSPSSITGSDSPSHQTDHELSNDQVKALSRPLARFSIYLAEDNMLAQSLWNPPLNLSHTLSSSDLAYTSVGDIRTLADYTSRRMRWIRVRKYMVLAPTLLEPLTESILSGLVGWFVCSTLMLPTVSTPSQSSSLWSRLLFFCVHFGAWFAVDYTVFQRLSVAHEFLACNPGVNNADRMSMAEFCAAWVMREALALPIWAWAIVGSTVSWRNKTFRILKGGRAAVVSTTTSAKASSRRSKIGSPHDADPSPLLQRE
- a CDS encoding ubiquinone biosynthesis protein COQ4 (related to COQ4 - responsible for restoring ubiquinone biosynthesis in coq4 mutant), yielding MTSILGSARPLIQVGPKSRNASTSMSRLPSFPTTRPCRRAPCSSSSYATISPTAPRSSQRNPTNASRHPRIDEVDHIPTSALGRVLLTAGSALGLLNNPSRGDLLSMLTQVSSGPSLAHLLESMRSTESGRRLLIERPSVNSETVDVDYLASLERGKFGREWIEWLKDNGVGPDGRAEADYMTTLEHKYLIQRYRESHDFYHLLLRMPVTQLGETVVKYFELAQMNMPVAGFAAAGGTLRILASSLSALPKPSQLISAALNRSPAPETAHQPPSSADLSALQTLIPWAMQVGSSSVPLISIEWERCWERDIEEMRREFRITSPPIQVAKFSGRAKKGGKRRGWPSKILEHQKAQHQQQQQQQKVDESRN